One window from the genome of Elaeis guineensis isolate ETL-2024a chromosome 5, EG11, whole genome shotgun sequence encodes:
- the LOC105045720 gene encoding uncharacterized protein, with protein sequence MAWFRAASGVARLALRRNLSQAPHHIARTRALPSSTRCFHSTNFRPKAAPVPRPVPLSKLTDSFLDGTSSVYLEELQRAWENDPSSVDESWDNFFRNFVGQAATSPGISGQTIHESMRLLLLVRAYQVNGHMKAQLDPLGLEKREIPEDLDPALYGFTEADLDREFFLGVWRMSGFLSENRPVQTLREILNRLEQAYCGTIGYEYMHIPDREKCNWLREKIETVKPREYSPDRREVLLDRLIWSTQFENFLATKWTAAKRFGLEGGETLIPGMKEMFDRAADMGVESIVIGMSHRGRLNVLGNVVRKPLRQIFSEFSGGTKPVEEGEGLYTGTGDVKYHLGTSYDRPTRGGKRIHLSLVANPSHLEAVDPLVVGKTRAKQYYSNDAERTKNVGVLIHGDGSFAGQGVVYETLHLSALPNYTTGGTIHIVVNNQVAFTTDPKSGRSSQYCTDVAKALNAPIFHVNGDDLEAVVHACELAAGWRQTFHSDVVVDIVCYRRFGHNEIDEPSFTQPKMYQVIRNHPSALEIYQNKLLQSGQISKEDIERIHNKVNSILNEEFIKSKDYVPRRRDWLSAYWAGFKSPEQISRIRNTGVKPEILKRVGQAITTLPENFKPHRALKKIFEQRAKMIETGEGIDWALAEALAFATLIIEGNHVRLSGQDVERGTFSHRHAFVHDQETGEKYCPLDHILMNQNEEMFTVSNSSLSEFAVLGFELGYSMENPNSLVLWEAQFGDFANGAQVIFDQFLSSGESKWLRQTGLAVLLPHGYDGQGPEHSSARLERFLQMSDDNPYVIPEMDPTLRKQIQECNWQVVNVTTPANYFHVLRRQIHRDFRKPLIVMSPKNLLRHKDCKSHLSEFDDLVGHPGFDKQGTRFKRLIKDQNDHKDLEEGINRLILCSGKIYYELDEERKKKDRKDVAICRVEQLCPFPYDLIQRELKRYPNAEIVWCQEEPMNMGAYHYVAPRLHTAMRALGRGTIEDINYVGREPSAATATGFYSVHVQEQTQIIQKAMQQEPVRYPY encoded by the exons ATGGCGTGGTTTAGAGCTGCGTCCGGGGTAGCTAGATTGGCCCTCAGAAGAAACCTATCTCAGGCGCCTCATCACATCGCCAGAACTCGTGCTCTTCCTTCCTCTACTCGTTGCTTCCATTCCACGAATTTTAGACCCAAGGCCGCCCCGGTTCCCCGCCCCGTGCCCCTCTCCAAGCTCACAGATAGCTTCCTCGATGGCACGAGCAGTGTTTACTTGGAGGAGCTGCAGAGAGCCTGGGAGAACGACCCCAGCAGTGTGGATGAGTCATGGGACAACTTCTTTAGAAACTTTGTTGGCCAAGCTGCCACTTCTCCGGGAATCTCCGGCCAGACCATCCATGAGAGCATGCGATTGCTGCTCCTGGTTAGGGCCTACCAAGTCAATGGCCACATGAAGGCCCAGCTCGATCCTTTAGGTTTAGAGAAGCGGGAAATTCCCGAGGATTTGGACCCGGCTTTGTATGGATTCACCGAGGCCGATTTGGATAGAGAATTCTTCCTGGGCGTGTGGAGGATGTCGGGCTTCTTGTCAGAGAATCGCCCAGTCCAGACCCTTCGGGAGATTTTAAACAGGCTCGAGCAGGCTTACTGCGGGACTATCGGGTATGAGTATATGCACATTCCTGATCGTGAAAAGTGTAACTGGTTGAGAGAAAAGATTGAGACCGTGAAACCGAGGGAGTACAGTCCGGACCGCCGTGAGGTCTTGCTTGATAGGCTTATTTGGAGCACTCAGTTTGAGAATTTCTTGGCCACGAAGTGGACTGCCGCGAAGAGATTTGGTCTTGAAGGTGGGGAGACTTTGATTCCGGGCATGAAGGAGATGTTCGACAGAGCGGCTGATATGGGGGTGGAAAGCATTGTGATTGGAATGTCTCACAGGGGAAGGTTGAATGTTTTGGGTAATGTCGTCCGGAAGCCTTTGCGTCAGATTTTCAGTGAATTTAGTGGTGGTACGAAGCCTGTTGAAGAGGGAGAGGGGTTGTACACCGGAACAGGAGATGTGAAATATCATCTGGGTACTTCCTATGACAGGCCCACCAGAGGTGGGAAAAGAATACATCTATCTTTAGTTGCAAATCCAAGTCATTTAGAAGCAGTTGATCCCCTTGTCGTTGGGAAGACTCGGGCAAAGCAGTACTACTCAAATGATGCCGAGAGGACAAAGAATGTGGGAGTTTTGATTCATGGTGATGGAAGCTTTGCGGGGCAGGGTGTGGTTTATGAGACCTTGCATCTGAGTGCTCTCCCCAACTACACAACCGGTGGAACAATTCACATTGTTGTGAACAATCAAGTTGCATTTACAACCGATCCAAAGTCTGGGAGGTCTTCTCAGTATTGTACAGATGTAGCTAAAGCATTAAATGCTCCAATTTTCCATGTGAATGGTGATGATTTGGAAGCAGTGGTCCATGCTTGTGAACTTGCAGCAGGGTGGCGTCAGACATTCCATTCGGATGTGGTGGTTGACATTGTTTGTTACCGTAGATTTGGGCACAATGAAATTGATGAACCCTCTTTCACACAGCCTAAAATGTATCAG GTGATTCGGAACCATCCGAGTGCACTAGAGATATACCAAAACAAGCTTCTACAATCAGGGCAGATCTCTAAAGAAGATATTGAGAGAATACACAACAAAGTCAATTCCATTCTGAACGAAGAATTTATTAAAAGCAAAGACTACGTTCCAAGGAGGAGGGATTGGCTTTCAGCTTATTGGGCTGGATTTAAATCACCTGAACAAATTTCCCGTATTAGGAATACTGG TGTCAAACCTGAAATACTGAAACGTGTTGGGCAAGCCATTACCACCCTTCCTGAAAATTTTAAGCCTCACAGAGCTCTAAAGAAGATTTTTGAGCAACGTGCTAAGATGATTGAAACTGGGGAAGGCATTGACTGGGCACTTGCAGAAGCACTAGCTTTTGCCACCCTTATAATTGAAGGTAATCATGTCAGGTTAAGTGGGCAGGATGTCGAAAGAGGCACTTTCAGTCATCGTCATGCATTTGTTCATGATCAAGAAACTGGAGAGAAGTACTGCCCACTAGACCATATTTTAATGAACCAAAATGAGGAGATGTTTACTGTTAGCAACAG CTCTCTTTCAGAGTTTGCTGTCCTTGGATTTGAATTGGGTTACTCAATGGAAAATCCCAACTCATTAGTACTTTGGGAAGCTCAGTTTGGTGACTTTGCGAATGGGGCCCAAGTCATTTTTGATCAGTTTTTAAGTAGTGGAGAGTCAAAGTGGCTTCGCCAAACAGGTCTTGCTGTTTTGCTCCCCCATGGTTATGATGGTCAAGGCCCCGAACATTCAAGCGCACGATTGGAGCGTTTTCTCCAG ATGAGCGATGATAACCCTTATGTTATACCTGAGATGGATCCAACACTCAGAAAACAGATTCAAGAGTGCAATTGGCAAGTAGTGAATGTCACAACACCTGCAAACTATTTTCATGTTCTGCGGCGGCAG ATACACAGAGATTTCAGGAAACCTCTAATTGTGATGTCTCCAAAGAACCTGCTTCGGCACAAGGACTGCAAGTCACATCTTTCTGAATTTGACGATCTCGTAGGGCACCCTGGATTTGATAAGCAAGGGACACGCTTCAAGCGCCTCATAAAAGATCAGAATGACCATAAAGATCTTGAGGAGGGTATTAATCGACTGATTTTGTGCTCTGGAAag ATTTATTATGAACTGGATGAAGAACGAAAGAAAAAGGATCGCAAGGATGTTGCAATCTGTAGAGTTGAACAGCTCTGCCCATTCCCATATGACCTGATCCAGAGAGAACTGAAGCGATATCCAA aTGCAGAGATTGTTTGGTGCCAGGAGGAGCCAATGAACATGGGTGCATACCATTATGTTGCCCCTCGTTTGCATACTGCCATGAGGGCACTTGGCAGAGGGACTATAGAAGACATTAATTATGT